A part of Kitasatospora acidiphila genomic DNA contains:
- a CDS encoding carbohydrate ABC transporter permease, with amino-acid sequence MRSHRSYTPWLLVAPALLWLAVFNLWPALNTSVLSFTNVHTLSGGSFIGLRNYSLMWQDPHLRDAILNTLVFMAVCVPLLTFLPLLLALLVQRTLPFMGFFRTVFYFPVIASAVVVAMIWQWLLDDRGLVNGLAQQAGWIHSALPFLTDRWLLLFSAIALTVWKGLGYYMVLYLSALGNVRRELHEAAAVDGAGTVRRFWSVTVPGVRGTMALVAMLIAVNAMRVFAELYVLGGRTGGIGGQDVSLVMLIQQAASGADGRLGYASALSVLLFFLTVGPLLLLARWNRRED; translated from the coding sequence ATGAGATCCCACCGCTCGTACACCCCATGGCTGTTGGTCGCGCCCGCACTGCTCTGGCTGGCGGTGTTCAACCTGTGGCCCGCGCTCAACACCTCGGTGTTGTCGTTCACCAATGTGCACACGCTCAGCGGTGGGTCCTTCATCGGGCTGCGCAACTACTCGCTGATGTGGCAGGACCCGCACCTGCGCGACGCCATCCTCAACACCCTGGTGTTCATGGCGGTCTGCGTGCCGCTGCTGACCTTCCTGCCACTGCTGCTCGCCCTGCTGGTGCAGCGCACCCTGCCGTTCATGGGCTTCTTCCGAACCGTCTTCTACTTCCCGGTGATCGCCTCCGCGGTGGTGGTCGCGATGATCTGGCAGTGGCTGCTGGACGACCGCGGCCTGGTCAACGGCCTTGCCCAGCAGGCCGGATGGATCCACTCGGCGCTGCCCTTCCTCACCGACCGCTGGCTGCTGCTGTTCAGCGCGATCGCGCTGACGGTGTGGAAGGGGCTGGGCTACTACATGGTGCTCTACCTGTCCGCGCTCGGGAACGTCCGCCGCGAGCTGCACGAGGCGGCCGCGGTGGACGGCGCCGGCACGGTACGGCGGTTCTGGTCGGTCACCGTGCCCGGGGTGCGCGGCACCATGGCGCTGGTGGCGATGCTGATCGCGGTCAACGCCATGCGGGTCTTCGCCGAGCTCTATGTGCTCGGCGGGCGCACAGGCGGGATCGGCGGCCAGGACGTCTCGTTGGTGATGCTGATCCAGCAGGCGGCCTCCGGGGCCGACGGCCGGCTCGGCTACGCCTCGGCGCTGAGCGTGCTGCTCTTCTTCCTCACCGTCGGCCCGCTGCTGCTGCTCGCCCGCTGGAACCGCAGGGAGGATTGA
- a CDS encoding ABC transporter substrate-binding protein: MPRIRTLLALATAVAALAGCGVGGGSGEAAKQTVATDSPLKGEISFQTWSLKNDKFTPYFTALIKDFENQHPGTTVNWTDQPGDGYADKVTSQVTSGSLPDVVNLPPDIAHAVAKAGGLLDLGRNVPTLNQDYVHSGLKAYTYADLGTATYALPWYLGTDVSFWNKAMMQRDGLDAAKPPKTFDELVAAAKVMHDRSGGKDYLMSRPPGLGDIVNSGTQLMTPDGKKFAFNTGGAAAMLDKYTAAYKAGYLPSNVLTSTYEGNSALFVKQQVAWTTAGGNYIQSVQQSDPSLAPQIVPSPALDTAPLYVQGISVAAKSKNLPLALAFAQFATDNANQVAFIKLAPGYLPGTTAAAGDPAYSKSDGTPQGDASVYAYQDMQNAVNFTPPLWTDAMNTALNQQIALAMTGKESSRQALDNAVNQANQLLAQ, encoded by the coding sequence ATGCCCAGAATCCGCACGTTACTGGCCCTCGCCACCGCCGTCGCCGCCCTCGCCGGCTGCGGAGTCGGCGGCGGATCGGGCGAGGCGGCCAAGCAGACGGTCGCCACCGACAGCCCGCTCAAGGGCGAGATCAGCTTCCAGACCTGGTCGTTGAAGAACGACAAGTTCACGCCGTACTTCACCGCTCTGATCAAGGACTTCGAGAACCAGCACCCCGGCACCACGGTCAACTGGACCGACCAGCCCGGCGACGGCTACGCCGACAAGGTGACCAGCCAGGTGACCAGCGGCTCGCTGCCCGACGTGGTCAACCTGCCGCCCGACATCGCGCACGCCGTCGCCAAGGCCGGCGGCCTGCTCGACCTGGGCCGCAACGTGCCGACGCTCAACCAGGATTACGTGCACAGCGGCCTGAAGGCCTACACCTACGCCGACTTGGGGACCGCGACCTACGCCCTGCCGTGGTACCTGGGCACCGACGTGTCGTTCTGGAACAAGGCCATGATGCAGCGCGACGGCCTGGATGCGGCCAAGCCGCCGAAGACCTTCGACGAACTGGTGGCCGCGGCGAAGGTGATGCACGACAGGTCGGGTGGCAAGGACTACCTGATGAGCCGCCCGCCGGGCCTCGGCGACATCGTCAACTCCGGTACCCAGCTGATGACTCCGGACGGCAAGAAGTTCGCCTTCAACACCGGCGGCGCCGCCGCGATGCTCGACAAGTACACCGCCGCCTACAAGGCCGGCTATCTGCCGTCCAATGTGCTCACCAGCACCTACGAGGGCAACTCGGCGCTGTTCGTCAAGCAGCAGGTCGCCTGGACCACGGCCGGCGGCAACTACATCCAGAGCGTGCAGCAGTCCGACCCCAGTCTGGCACCGCAGATCGTGCCCTCGCCCGCGCTGGACACCGCCCCGCTCTACGTCCAGGGCATCTCGGTCGCCGCCAAGAGCAAGAACCTGCCGCTGGCCCTGGCCTTCGCGCAGTTCGCCACCGACAACGCCAACCAGGTCGCCTTCATCAAGCTGGCCCCCGGCTACCTGCCCGGCACCACGGCCGCCGCCGGCGACCCGGCCTACAGCAAGAGCGACGGCACCCCGCAGGGCGACGCCTCGGTCTACGCGTACCAGGACATGCAGAACGCGGTGAACTTCACCCCGCCGCTGTGGACCGACGCCATGAACACCGCGCTCAACCAGCAGATCGCGCTCGCCATGACCGGAAAGGAGAGCTCCAGGCAGGCCCTGGACAACGCCGTCAACCAGGCCAACCAACTGCTCGCCCAGTAG
- a CDS encoding LacI family DNA-binding transcriptional regulator, producing MGRPTIADIARQAGVSKGAVSFALNGRPGVSEQTRERILRVAQEMNWRPHSAARALGGARAGAVGLVLARPARTVGVEPFFAQLLSGLQAELSTRSTALQLLVVEDTAAEIEVYRRWSSEHRVDGFVLVDLQVRDPRIAVLEELAMPTVVLGGPRRQGSLPTVWADDRAAMLSIVEYLAALGHRRIAHLAGLPAFLHTQRRIRALRDAARRLDLVEAYSVPTDFSDAEGAAATRALLARRERPTAIVYDSDVMAVAGLGVAAEMGVAVPAELSLVSFDDSVLARIVHPPLTALTRDTFALGELVARTLLAAIEDPLSQVELKTATPRLTVRESTAMPRR from the coding sequence ATGGGCAGACCCACGATCGCCGACATCGCCCGCCAGGCGGGCGTCTCCAAGGGCGCGGTGTCGTTCGCGCTGAACGGGCGGCCGGGGGTGAGCGAGCAGACCAGGGAGCGGATCCTGCGGGTCGCCCAGGAGATGAACTGGCGCCCGCACAGCGCGGCGCGGGCACTGGGCGGGGCCCGGGCCGGGGCGGTCGGCCTGGTGCTGGCCCGTCCGGCCCGCACCGTCGGGGTCGAGCCGTTCTTCGCACAGCTGCTCTCCGGCCTGCAGGCCGAACTCTCCACCCGCTCCACGGCACTTCAGCTGCTGGTGGTGGAGGACACCGCCGCCGAAATCGAGGTCTACCGGCGCTGGTCCTCGGAGCACCGGGTGGACGGCTTCGTCCTGGTCGACTTGCAGGTTCGCGACCCGCGGATCGCGGTACTGGAGGAGCTGGCGATGCCCACCGTGGTGCTGGGCGGCCCGCGCCGGCAGGGCAGCCTGCCGACCGTCTGGGCCGACGACCGGGCGGCGATGCTGTCGATCGTCGAGTACCTCGCCGCGCTCGGTCACCGCCGGATCGCCCATCTGGCCGGGCTGCCCGCCTTCCTGCACACCCAGCGGCGGATCCGGGCGCTGCGGGACGCGGCCCGCCGGCTCGACCTGGTCGAGGCGTACTCGGTGCCCACGGACTTCAGCGACGCGGAGGGCGCGGCGGCCACCCGGGCGCTGCTGGCCCGCCGGGAGCGGCCGACGGCGATCGTCTACGACAGCGATGTGATGGCGGTGGCCGGGCTGGGGGTGGCCGCGGAGATGGGCGTGGCGGTGCCCGCCGAGCTGTCGCTGGTCTCCTTCGACGACTCGGTGCTCGCCCGGATCGTCCACCCCCCGCTGACCGCGCTGACCAGGGACACCTTCGCACTGGGCGAGTTGGTGGCCCGCACCCTGCTGGCCGCGATCGAGGATCCGCTCAGCCAGGTGGAGCTGAAGACCGCGACGCCCCGGCTGACCGTCCGGGAGAGCACCGCGATGCCGCGCCGGTGA
- a CDS encoding glycoside hydrolase family 18 protein, translating into MPRLRSSAALALLAVGALALSVTPAGAHAADPAHRATPAHHVVAYYQTQYDNGSYVSPLPLRGAATDVDVAAFHLNAGSTITLNDDPPSAAKYNQMWQDLATLQQSGLKIEAMLGGAAQGSYADLHNNFATYYPQLRDTLRAHHFNGVDLDIEETFSLADTEHLIKQLHADFGSGFIVNLAPVASDLSGGSSFSGGFDYSRLDRDMGSRISWYNAQFYCGWGDLSSTTDYDSVVANGFAPSRVVAGAVTNSANCDGYVDPATLGSTLTALVGEYPGFGGVAGWEYFNAVPVNGSGPASWYAAAQNAMN; encoded by the coding sequence ATGCCCCGGCTCCGCAGCTCCGCCGCACTCGCGTTACTCGCGGTCGGCGCACTGGCCCTGTCCGTCACCCCGGCCGGCGCCCACGCCGCCGACCCCGCCCACCGCGCCACTCCGGCCCACCACGTGGTCGCCTACTACCAGACGCAGTACGACAACGGCAGCTACGTCTCCCCGCTCCCGCTGCGCGGCGCCGCCACCGACGTCGACGTGGCCGCCTTCCACCTCAACGCGGGCTCCACCATCACCCTCAACGACGACCCGCCGTCCGCCGCCAAGTACAACCAGATGTGGCAGGACCTGGCCACCCTGCAGCAGAGCGGCCTGAAGATCGAGGCGATGCTCGGCGGCGCCGCCCAGGGCAGCTACGCCGACCTGCACAACAACTTCGCCACCTACTACCCGCAGCTGCGCGACACCCTGCGCGCCCACCACTTCAACGGTGTCGACCTGGACATCGAGGAGACCTTCTCGCTCGCCGACACCGAACACCTGATCAAGCAGCTGCACGCCGACTTCGGCAGCGGCTTCATCGTCAACCTGGCGCCGGTCGCCAGCGACCTTTCGGGTGGCTCCAGCTTCTCCGGCGGCTTCGACTATTCCCGGCTGGACCGGGACATGGGCAGCCGGATCTCCTGGTACAACGCCCAGTTCTACTGCGGCTGGGGCGATCTGAGCAGCACGACCGACTATGACTCGGTGGTGGCCAACGGTTTCGCCCCGTCCAGGGTGGTGGCCGGCGCGGTGACCAACTCGGCCAACTGCGACGGCTACGTCGACCCGGCCACCCTCGGCTCGACGCTGACCGCGCTGGTCGGCGAGTACCCCGGTTTCGGCGGGGTCGCCGGATGGGAGTACTTCAACGCCGTTCCGGTGAACGGCAGCGGACCGGCTTCCTGGTACGCCGCGGCGCAAAACGCGATGAACTGA
- a CDS encoding glycoside hydrolase family 38 N-terminal domain-containing protein has product MSVKITAVESTDLFVGTEQDPCQVLRVRLSGHRSTTVTVSGPGVHGEASGTGTVEVPLEITGAAPGTELPVTVTARRSQVEATVLVAEPGWTMFLVSHFHYDPVWWNTQAAYTSPWELLSGDATTRPLWERNGFALVDAHLALALRDPDYRFVLAEVDYLKPYFDQHPERRADLRRLLAEGRVELVGGTYNEPNTNLTGSETTIRNLIHGIGYQRDILGGDPQTAWQLDVFGHDPQFPGLLAAAGLTASAWARGPFHQWGPIQKNFRTAKDDARVMQFPSEFEWLSPSGDGVLTHYMPHHYSAGWWMDSSPDLATAEQAVYQLYQKLKPVGATRNLLLPVGTDYTPPNKWVTGIHRSWAAKYVWPRFVCGTPRDFLTAVRAELQASGRRPSPISRDMNPIYTGKDVSYIDTKQAQRAAEVAALDAEKLATLAALQGLGRYPHSALDKVWRHLAYGAHHDAITGSESDQVYLDLLGGWREAHDLAAEVRDRSLDALVARIDTSGDGSAVVVANTLSFDRSGLVSLRLPDQLTDARVLDDDGEPVPCAVADGVLHFAADRVPSLGWRTWRLVDGASDPLWRRADGLTVANQRYRVTADPARGGALSSVYDRRHDRELLRAGQLGNELRVYQEYPQHPDFGEGPWHLLPKGPAIGSGGHAATVHRETGPLGERLVATGQVDGITYEQTVTLWHGADRVDCRTRVLDYTAADRLVRVRFPADLPGALPISEVADAVVGRGFALPDVDVAEAPWTLDNPANTWFGLGATARVRVSSPDGDSLGERALGVAELVVPELDEAADARELVVALARVGVTTTTASADWSRYGWLDVDSNLPDFRILLGSPERNPAVRELLARAGEPYAELLAEHGRVWVPAERPLREVWQPNADLRDLRALPALVALDRDALAADLADAAVDAVCPEPLHESERLTDHTVALLSYGLPGFAVDPTGALHLSLMRSCTGWPSGVWIDPPRRTAPDGSAFQLQHWTHEFSYALVSGDGDWRSLELPAQGQEFNHPLYSRVTPAQSGPLPAELSWLRVEPARAVRLGALKPQGNPVAHGSAAAADATDGVTVRLLESTGLGSTARLGGALALDRLHSADLLERPGAAVADGAIELTGARIATVVGVAAAVVVTDAIEVLGPVAERAQPVHARYWLHNRGPAPLGYLPLSVGVSPGLRHTNGEPVELTAVLSSQLRDTEVTGTLEILAPDGWQVSVRRRPYRLAVDGHLQLPITVTPAHRAEPGLYFVAVRTEYDGQVIEDVATVAVGKVPGGQLPVPGKPMDEGRQTQGTKSGKARDTGLSVDVTSTTVRLTPGDTTAIEVRLANRTRGEIRGELQLVSPWGSWELLAEPVRGFTVAPGEQTTVAFEVAVPTDAAPGHSWAVAKVMWFGRCQYAPTVELRVAAP; this is encoded by the coding sequence GTGTCGGTCAAAATCACCGCCGTGGAGTCCACCGACCTGTTCGTGGGCACGGAACAGGACCCGTGCCAGGTGCTGCGGGTGAGGTTGAGCGGCCACCGGTCGACCACCGTCACCGTCAGCGGCCCCGGGGTGCACGGCGAGGCGAGCGGCACGGGCACCGTCGAGGTACCGCTGGAGATCACCGGCGCGGCCCCCGGCACCGAGCTGCCGGTCACCGTCACCGCCCGCCGTTCCCAGGTCGAGGCCACCGTGCTGGTCGCCGAGCCGGGTTGGACCATGTTCCTGGTCTCGCACTTCCACTACGACCCGGTGTGGTGGAACACCCAGGCCGCCTACACCTCCCCGTGGGAGCTGCTCTCCGGCGACGCCACCACCCGGCCGCTCTGGGAGCGCAACGGCTTCGCCCTGGTGGACGCCCACCTGGCGCTCGCGCTCCGCGACCCGGACTACCGGTTCGTGCTGGCCGAAGTCGACTACCTCAAGCCCTACTTCGACCAGCACCCGGAGCGCCGCGCCGACCTGCGCCGACTGCTCGCCGAGGGCCGGGTCGAGCTGGTCGGCGGCACCTACAACGAGCCCAACACCAATCTGACCGGCTCCGAGACCACCATCCGCAATCTGATCCACGGCATCGGCTACCAGCGGGACATCCTGGGCGGCGACCCGCAGACCGCCTGGCAGCTGGACGTGTTCGGCCACGACCCGCAGTTCCCGGGCCTGTTGGCCGCCGCCGGGCTGACCGCCAGCGCCTGGGCCCGCGGCCCGTTCCACCAGTGGGGCCCGATCCAGAAGAACTTCCGCACGGCCAAGGACGACGCCCGGGTGATGCAGTTCCCCAGCGAGTTCGAGTGGCTCTCCCCCTCGGGCGACGGGGTGCTCACGCACTACATGCCGCACCACTACTCGGCCGGCTGGTGGATGGACTCCTCCCCCGACCTGGCCACTGCCGAGCAGGCCGTCTACCAGCTCTACCAGAAGCTGAAGCCGGTCGGCGCCACCCGCAACCTGCTGCTGCCGGTCGGCACCGACTACACCCCGCCCAACAAGTGGGTCACCGGGATCCACCGCTCCTGGGCGGCCAAGTACGTCTGGCCGCGGTTCGTCTGCGGCACCCCTCGCGACTTCCTGACCGCCGTGCGGGCCGAACTCCAGGCCTCGGGGCGCCGCCCCAGCCCGATCAGCCGGGACATGAACCCGATCTACACCGGCAAGGACGTCTCCTACATCGACACCAAGCAGGCCCAGCGGGCGGCGGAGGTGGCCGCGTTGGACGCCGAGAAGCTGGCCACGCTGGCCGCGCTCCAGGGCCTGGGCCGGTATCCGCACAGCGCGCTGGACAAGGTCTGGCGGCACCTGGCCTACGGCGCCCACCATGACGCGATCACCGGCTCCGAGTCGGACCAGGTCTACCTGGACCTGCTCGGCGGCTGGCGGGAGGCGCACGACCTGGCCGCCGAGGTCCGCGACCGCTCGCTGGACGCGCTGGTGGCCCGGATCGACACCAGCGGGGACGGGTCGGCCGTGGTGGTGGCCAACACGCTCTCCTTCGATCGGTCGGGCTTGGTGTCGCTCCGACTTCCCGACCAGCTGACGGATGCCCGAGTCCTCGACGACGACGGCGAACCGGTGCCCTGTGCGGTGGCCGACGGGGTGCTGCACTTCGCCGCCGACCGGGTGCCGTCACTGGGCTGGCGCACCTGGCGGCTGGTTGACGGTGCCTCAGATCCGCTCTGGCGGCGAGCCGATGGGCTGACGGTGGCCAACCAGCGCTACCGGGTCACCGCCGATCCGGCCCGGGGCGGCGCACTGTCCAGTGTGTACGACCGGCGGCACGACAGGGAGTTGCTGCGCGCCGGCCAGCTCGGCAATGAGCTGCGGGTCTACCAGGAGTACCCGCAGCACCCCGACTTCGGCGAGGGCCCCTGGCACCTGCTGCCCAAGGGCCCGGCCATCGGCTCCGGAGGGCACGCCGCCACGGTGCACCGGGAGACCGGGCCGCTGGGTGAACGCCTGGTCGCCACCGGCCAGGTGGACGGCATCACCTACGAGCAGACCGTCACCCTGTGGCACGGCGCCGACCGGGTGGACTGCCGCACCAGGGTCCTCGACTACACGGCCGCCGACCGCCTGGTCCGGGTGCGCTTCCCGGCCGACCTGCCCGGCGCCCTGCCGATCAGCGAGGTCGCCGACGCCGTGGTGGGCCGCGGCTTCGCCCTGCCGGACGTCGATGTCGCCGAGGCCCCCTGGACCTTGGACAACCCCGCCAACACCTGGTTCGGCCTGGGAGCGACGGCACGAGTGCGGGTGTCCTCGCCGGACGGTGACTCCCTGGGTGAACGGGCACTGGGTGTGGCCGAGTTGGTGGTTCCCGAGCTCGACGAGGCCGCTGACGCCCGCGAGTTGGTGGTGGCGCTGGCCCGGGTCGGCGTCACCACGACCACCGCGAGCGCCGACTGGTCGCGGTACGGGTGGCTGGACGTCGACTCCAACCTGCCGGACTTCCGCATCCTGCTCGGCAGCCCGGAACGCAACCCGGCCGTAAGGGAGTTGCTGGCGCGGGCCGGTGAGCCGTACGCGGAGCTGCTCGCCGAGCACGGGCGGGTGTGGGTCCCGGCCGAGCGGCCGCTGCGCGAGGTCTGGCAGCCCAATGCCGACCTGCGCGACCTGCGGGCACTGCCCGCACTGGTGGCGCTGGACCGGGACGCGCTCGCCGCCGACCTGGCTGACGCGGCGGTCGACGCCGTCTGCCCCGAGCCGCTTCACGAGAGCGAGCGGTTGACCGACCACACGGTGGCACTGCTCAGCTACGGCCTGCCCGGCTTCGCGGTCGACCCCACCGGCGCGCTGCACCTGTCCCTGATGCGCTCCTGCACCGGCTGGCCGTCCGGCGTCTGGATCGACCCGCCGCGGCGCACCGCCCCGGACGGCAGCGCGTTCCAACTGCAGCACTGGACACATGAGTTCAGTTACGCCCTGGTGTCGGGGGACGGTGACTGGCGGTCCCTCGAACTGCCCGCGCAGGGGCAGGAGTTCAACCATCCGCTGTACTCGCGGGTAACTCCCGCGCAGTCCGGGCCGCTGCCCGCCGAGCTGTCCTGGCTGCGCGTCGAGCCGGCCCGCGCGGTGCGGCTGGGCGCCCTGAAGCCGCAGGGGAACCCGGTCGCACACGGCTCGGCCGCGGCTGCCGACGCCACCGACGGGGTGACGGTCCGCCTGTTGGAGTCCACCGGGCTCGGCAGCACCGCCCGCCTCGGTGGCGCGCTGGCTCTGGACCGACTGCACTCGGCGGACCTGCTGGAGCGGCCGGGTGCGGCGGTGGCCGACGGCGCGATCGAGCTGACGGGCGCACGGATCGCCACGGTGGTGGGGGTGGCGGCGGCCGTCGTGGTCACGGATGCCATCGAGGTGCTCGGGCCGGTGGCCGAGCGCGCCCAGCCGGTGCACGCCCGCTACTGGCTGCACAACCGGGGCCCGGCACCGCTCGGCTACCTCCCGCTGTCGGTCGGCGTCAGCCCCGGTCTGCGCCACACCAACGGCGAGCCGGTGGAGTTGACCGCCGTGCTCTCCTCCCAGCTGCGCGACACCGAGGTGACGGGCACCCTGGAGATCCTGGCCCCGGACGGCTGGCAGGTGTCCGTCCGCCGCCGCCCCTACCGTCTCGCCGTCGACGGCCACCTGCAACTGCCGATCACCGTCACCCCGGCGCACCGAGCCGAACCGGGCCTCTACTTCGTGGCCGTGCGCACCGAGTACGACGGGCAGGTGATCGAGGACGTCGCCACGGTCGCGGTCGGCAAGGTACCGGGTGGCCAACTCCCCGTCCCCGGCAAGCCGATGGACGAGGGGCGGCAGACCCAGGGCACCAAGTCCGGCAAGGCCCGGGACACCGGTCTGTCGGTCGACGTCACCTCAACCACCGTCCGCCTCACCCCTGGTGACACCACGGCGATCGAGGTGCGGCTGGCCAACCGCACCCGTGGCGAGATCCGCGGCGAACTGCAACTGGTCTCGCCCTGGGGCAGCTGGGAGCTGCTCGCCGAACCGGTGCGGGGCTTCACGGTGGCGCCCGGGGAGCAGACCACGGTCGCGTTCGAGGTGGCCGTACCCACCGACGCCGCACCAGGGCACTCCTGGGCCGTGGCCAAGGTGATGTGGTTCGGCCGCTGCCAGTACGCGCCGACCGTCGAACTGCGGGTGGCGGCACCGTGA
- a CDS encoding DUF7158 domain-containing protein, with amino-acid sequence MHTHEPLLGLLDGRPLPRAELDARLAALRAGPRASALPAPGTQQDRQLTRWVAQVLLSEELCAAEAAARGLDCATASPVHLDQRAAVELGSIAAAAFEGSAAVRAVYEAVTADVQVTEQPPAADPPRPSGN; translated from the coding sequence ATGCACACCCACGAGCCGCTACTGGGCCTGCTGGACGGCCGCCCACTCCCCCGCGCCGAGCTGGACGCCCGGCTCGCCGCCCTGCGCGCCGGCCCGCGTGCCTCGGCGCTCCCCGCCCCCGGCACCCAGCAGGACCGCCAACTCACCCGCTGGGTGGCCCAGGTGCTGCTGTCCGAGGAGCTGTGCGCCGCCGAGGCCGCCGCCCGGGGCCTGGACTGCGCGACAGCCTCACCAGTCCATCTGGACCAGCGAGCCGCAGTCGAACTGGGATCGATCGCGGCGGCCGCCTTCGAGGGCAGCGCCGCCGTCCGGGCGGTGTACGAGGCGGTCACGGCGGACGTCCAGGTCACCGAGCAGCCGCCCGCCGCCGACCCGCCCCGCCCGAGTGGCAACTGA
- the msrA gene encoding peptide-methionine (S)-S-oxide reductase MsrA: MAIEKAILAGGCFWGMEELFRRQPGVLSTRVGYTGGEVPNATYRHHEGHAEAIEVVYDPALTDYRALLEFFFQIHDPSTMNRQGNDIGSSYRSGIFYTSEEQKKTAEDTIADVDASRLWPGEVVTEVSPAGAFWEAEPEHQDYLQKFPDGYTCHFPRPGWKLPRRAAG; the protein is encoded by the coding sequence ATGGCAATCGAGAAGGCGATCCTCGCCGGCGGCTGCTTCTGGGGCATGGAGGAGCTCTTCCGCCGGCAGCCCGGCGTGCTGTCCACCCGGGTGGGCTACACCGGCGGCGAGGTCCCCAACGCCACCTACCGCCACCACGAGGGCCACGCCGAGGCCATCGAGGTCGTGTACGACCCGGCCCTGACCGACTACCGGGCGCTGCTGGAGTTCTTCTTCCAGATCCACGACCCCAGCACCATGAACCGGCAGGGCAACGACATCGGCAGCAGCTACCGCTCCGGCATCTTCTACACCAGCGAAGAGCAGAAGAAGACGGCCGAGGACACCATCGCCGACGTCGACGCCTCGCGCCTGTGGCCGGGCGAGGTCGTCACCGAGGTCAGCCCCGCCGGCGCCTTCTGGGAGGCCGAACCGGAGCACCAGGACTACCTGCAGAAGTTCCCCGACGGCTACACCTGCCACTTCCCGCGCCCGGGCTGGAAGCTGCCGCGCCGGGCGGCGGGCTGA